The genomic segment AGCGCCGCGATTTCTTCTGGCCGGTGAACTATCACGGCGTCGCCAACATCCTCGACTGGATGGGCAAGCACAATGCCCACCGGCTGGTGCATTTCACCACCGACATGATCTACGGCCACACCCATGAAGTGCCGACCGGGGAAGACGCGCCGGCCAAACCTTTGGGCGAATATGGCCAATCGAAGCTCGAAACCGAATGGATGTGCGCCGACTGGCGCACGCGCGGCTTCGACATTTCGATCTTCCGTCCGCGTCTCATCATCGGGCCGGGCCGGCTTGGCATTCTCGAAAAGCTGTTCAAGCTGATCGATTATAATCTCCCCGTTCCGATGATCGGCTCGGGTCATAATCCCTATCAGTTCATCTCGGTGTTCGACTGCGCTTCCGCTGCCGAAGCGGCCTGGCGTGCCGGCTTCCCGAACAAGTCCTACAATCTGGGATCCGACGATCCGCCGCCCGTGCGCAAACTGCTGCGCGAGCTCATTACTGAGGCCGGCAGCAAGTCGA from the Beijerinckia sp. 28-YEA-48 genome contains:
- a CDS encoding NAD(P)-dependent oxidoreductase, whose translation is MKHIIIGGNGFVGQQLAANLVKDGHQVVVADIEDKQTDHAAQVEFLRIDVTNRSSLDRIAVTADDVIYNLSAKMLSPIMPRAKRRDFFWPVNYHGVANILDWMGKHNAHRLVHFTTDMIYGHTHEVPTGEDAPAKPLGEYGQSKLETEWMCADWRTRGFDISIFRPRLIIGPGRLGILEKLFKLIDYNLPVPMIGSGHNPYQFISVFDCASAAEAAWRAGFPNKSYNLGSDDPPPVRKLLRELITEAGSKSILLPTPAPLVKLTLNTLDFINMPLMDPEQYLIADEVCILDTTAAKTDLNWKPLYRDEDMLKAAYREYRASRTKSGASPSPVAFHRQ